One part of the Candidatus Polarisedimenticolaceae bacterium genome encodes these proteins:
- a CDS encoding cupin domain-containing protein, translating into MQQGVSQARLEMEGTERFQRLRDELGVTSFGMNLIRMHPGARGRIHRHEKQEEVYLVLEGTLSLAIEGVERDLATGELVRVAPELRRQLLNRGPGRLVLLALGAAGEHVGRDGVAFVSWEATTGAPPQETPLPEDLPESERR; encoded by the coding sequence ATGCAGCAAGGCGTTTCGCAGGCGAGACTCGAGATGGAAGGGACGGAGCGTTTCCAGCGGCTCCGGGACGAGCTCGGCGTCACGAGTTTCGGGATGAACCTGATCCGGATGCACCCCGGCGCGCGCGGCAGGATCCACCGGCACGAGAAGCAGGAGGAGGTCTACCTCGTGCTCGAGGGGACCCTCTCCCTGGCGATCGAAGGGGTCGAGCGCGATCTGGCCACGGGGGAGCTCGTCCGCGTCGCCCCGGAGCTCCGTCGCCAGCTCCTCAACCGCGGACCGGGGCGGCTGGTCCTCCTCGCGCTCGGCGCCGCGGGGGAACACGTCGGACGCGACGGCGTGGCGTTCGTCTCGTGGGAGGCGACGACGGGCGCGCCACCGCAGGAGACCCCGCTCCCCGAGGATCTTCCCGAGAGCGAGCGGCGGTAG